A DNA window from Mya arenaria isolate MELC-2E11 chromosome 17, ASM2691426v1 contains the following coding sequences:
- the LOC128223244 gene encoding spectrin alpha chain, non-erythrocytic 1-like: protein MMEGSGTLEDQLEATKKKAVEVCSQKGQLKRIEDLGAAMEERLILDNRYTEHSTVGLAQQWDQLDQLGMRMQHNLDQQIQARNRSGVSEDALREFSMMFKHFDKDKSGKLYHQEFKSCLRALGYDLPVVEEGQVDPEFQAILDMVDPNRDGHVSLQEYMAFMISRETENVQSSSEVEQAFRALTSGDKPFITSQELYANLTREQADYCIGRMKPFVDRTGRVIPDAYDYADFTSSMFVN, encoded by the exons AAAAAGGCTGTTGAGGTTTGCTCTCAGAAGGGACAACTGAAGCGTATTGAAGACCTAGGAGCTGCCATGGAAGAGAGACTTATCTTGGACAACAG GTACACAGAACACAGTACAGTAGGTCTTGCCCAGCAGTGGGATCAGCTGGACCAACTGGGCATGAGGATGCAGCACAACCTTGACCAGCAGATCCAGGCCAGGAACAGGAGTGGAGTGTCAGAAGACGCACTCCGGGAGTTTAGCATGATGTTCAA GCACTTTGACAAGGACAAGTCTGGCAAGCTGTATCACCAGGAGTTTAAATCTTGCCTCCGAGCTCTTGGTTATGATTTACCTGTTGTGGAAGAAGGACAAGTTGACCCAGAGTTCCAAGCCATCTTGGACATGGTTGATCCAAATAG GGATGGTCACGTGTCGCTGCAAGAGTACATGGCGTTCATGATCAGTCGAGAGACAGAGAACGTGCAGTCGAGCTCGGAGGTTGAACAAGCTTTCCGGGCTCTAACATCAGGCGATAAACCCTTCATCACATCACAGGAGTTATATGCT AACCTGACAAGAGAACAAGCGGACTACTGCATTGGAAGAATGAAACCGTTTGTGGACAGAACTGGCCGGGTGATACCTGATGCGTATGACTACGCTGATTTTACATCATCCATGTTTGTCAATTAA